In a genomic window of Acidobacteriota bacterium:
- a CDS encoding tetratricopeptide repeat protein, giving the protein MTSTSRPVRPRWEAGQEGGLSCPPLHRRSITGGLWILSCFMTASLVFSQSGLDQHILEKFRQGRFQEASVLARQAVEQEGSNAVYQELYGMVLAALGKNEEAERHLRRAVEIQPQQPDFHYNLAQFLLGRQEESGLHPFDPRARRLIEDAATALKRVLEISPGNVEARMSLARSYNNLNFSEMALKEYSTVASGEPNRPWLSFQMGMLHSNLSNPVNAVAAFRREIALYPGHARARLELAGILLQQGTVEEAKRQLSRAEPGIEDSLKHRVYFLLAKAHRNLGSTEDALAAVRKSIDLCPSFIAPNYLLAQLYREAGEPDLARRALERVERLRAQDSSSADPFAFREGHCPDRNR; this is encoded by the coding sequence TTGACGTCAACTTCAAGACCGGTCCGTCCCCGGTGGGAGGCGGGACAGGAGGGGGGACTTTCCTGTCCCCCTCTTCATCGGCGATCCATCACCGGCGGCCTGTGGATTCTCTCCTGCTTCATGACCGCGAGCCTCGTTTTCTCCCAGTCCGGACTCGACCAACATATCCTGGAGAAGTTCCGGCAGGGCCGTTTTCAGGAGGCCTCGGTGTTGGCCCGCCAAGCCGTCGAACAGGAAGGCTCGAATGCCGTCTACCAGGAACTCTACGGCATGGTGCTGGCTGCCTTGGGAAAGAACGAAGAGGCGGAGAGGCATCTTCGCAGGGCGGTGGAGATCCAACCCCAACAGCCCGATTTCCACTACAATCTGGCGCAGTTCCTGCTCGGCCGCCAGGAGGAATCCGGACTGCATCCCTTCGATCCCAGGGCCAGGCGGCTCATTGAGGACGCCGCCACCGCGCTGAAACGCGTCCTGGAGATCAGTCCCGGCAACGTCGAAGCGAGGATGTCCCTGGCGCGCAGCTACAACAACCTGAACTTCAGCGAGATGGCGCTCAAGGAGTATTCCACGGTTGCCTCCGGAGAACCGAACCGGCCATGGCTCAGTTTTCAGATGGGCATGCTCCATTCCAACCTGTCCAACCCGGTGAATGCGGTGGCGGCCTTCAGAAGAGAGATCGCCCTCTATCCCGGCCACGCCAGAGCCCGGCTGGAGCTGGCCGGGATCCTGCTGCAACAGGGGACGGTAGAAGAAGCGAAACGCCAGCTATCGCGGGCGGAACCCGGAATTGAAGACTCCCTGAAACATCGTGTCTACTTCCTTCTGGCCAAGGCCCACCGGAATCTCGGCAGTACCGAAGATGCCTTGGCTGCTGTCCGCAAAAGCATCGATCTGTGTCCGTCGTTCATCGCTCCGAACTACCTGCTGGCCCAGCTCTACCGGGAGGCAGGAGAACCCGATCTGGCGCGCCGGGCCTTGGAGCGGGTCGAACGGCTGAGAGCGCAGGATTCTTCATCCGCCGACCCCTTTGCCTTCCGGGAAGGCCATTGCCCGGACCGGAACCGATGA
- a CDS encoding neutral/alkaline non-lysosomal ceramidase N-terminal domain-containing protein, producing MSDLHLTAGVARIDITPPVGFRMEGAMRRVDPSVGVETPLLATALVLADERTKVVVIDCDLIGFDMPLAAEIRKAIADRVGISPGCVALGCTHTHNGPCTARRILGGVHHVAGDPAEIRALDAYVEDLVNRLAGLAALADSDRQPARAAAGSGHAPVAVNREERAPEDGLVVVGRNPDGTTDHSVDVLRVDDLDGNPIAVVASYAAHPVVMGFETYLLSQDFPGVVRRVVEQATGATCLYLTGAAGNQACYSFLQSDWGEKERTGGIVGAAALQAFYGIETRPHEEIRERGLSLSRIALYHKEFRDGPTHKVLKAASRQVDLPLQPLPSLDQAEAQYAEAAANVRKLVESGADTTEVCPAQLVEVWARGVLDKAKAGVGEDSLSFDIVAFRLDDFVLVAQPGEPFVEIGLGVKKRSKAKHTMFGGYCNGVLAYMPTAETVAQGGMSVEAAVRTYDIPAPPVAETVDLLVAEYGELLTEVGF from the coding sequence ATGAGCGACCTGCATCTTACGGCAGGGGTTGCGCGCATCGACATCACGCCGCCCGTGGGCTTCCGGATGGAGGGCGCCATGCGCCGGGTGGATCCTTCGGTGGGGGTCGAAACGCCGCTCCTGGCCACCGCGCTGGTACTGGCCGACGAGCGAACCAAGGTCGTCGTCATCGATTGCGACCTGATCGGATTCGACATGCCGTTGGCCGCGGAGATCCGCAAGGCCATTGCCGACCGCGTGGGGATATCTCCCGGCTGCGTGGCGCTGGGTTGCACCCACACCCACAATGGTCCCTGTACCGCACGCCGGATCCTGGGTGGCGTCCATCACGTCGCCGGCGACCCGGCAGAGATTCGGGCCCTCGACGCCTATGTCGAGGACTTGGTGAACCGCCTCGCCGGATTGGCGGCTCTTGCGGACAGCGACCGCCAACCCGCGCGTGCGGCGGCGGGAAGCGGCCACGCCCCGGTGGCCGTGAACCGGGAGGAACGGGCGCCCGAGGATGGCCTCGTCGTGGTCGGCCGGAATCCCGACGGGACCACCGACCATAGCGTCGACGTGCTGCGGGTGGATGATCTGGACGGCAACCCCATCGCCGTGGTGGCCAGCTATGCCGCCCACCCGGTGGTCATGGGCTTCGAGACTTACCTGCTGAGCCAGGATTTTCCCGGCGTCGTCCGCCGGGTCGTGGAACAGGCGACCGGAGCCACCTGCCTCTACCTCACCGGAGCCGCAGGAAACCAGGCGTGCTATTCGTTTCTGCAGAGCGACTGGGGCGAGAAGGAACGCACCGGCGGAATTGTCGGCGCCGCCGCGCTGCAAGCCTTCTACGGCATCGAGACGCGGCCCCACGAGGAAATCCGGGAACGCGGCCTCTCGCTCTCCCGGATCGCCCTCTACCACAAGGAGTTCAGGGACGGCCCCACCCACAAGGTTCTGAAAGCCGCCAGCCGTCAGGTTGACCTTCCCCTGCAGCCTCTACCCTCCCTGGACCAGGCGGAAGCCCAATACGCCGAAGCCGCCGCCAATGTGCGAAAGCTGGTGGAGAGCGGCGCCGATACGACCGAGGTCTGTCCCGCGCAACTCGTTGAGGTCTGGGCCAGAGGCGTCCTGGATAAAGCCAAGGCGGGCGTTGGGGAAGACTCGTTGTCGTTCGACATCGTGGCCTTCCGGCTGGACGATTTCGTATTGGTGGCGCAGCCGGGAGAGCCCTTCGTGGAGATCGGGTTGGGGGTCAAGAAACGATCCAAGGCGAAGCACACCATGTTCGGAGGGTATTGCAACGGGGTTCTGGCATACATGCCCACGGCCGAGACGGTGGCCCAGGGCGGCATGTCGGTGGAGGCGGCGGTCAGAACCTACGATATTCCCGCGCCTCCCGTGGCGGAAACGGTGGATCTCCTCGTCGCGGAGTATGGAGAGCTTCTGACTGAGGTCGGCTTCTGA